The nucleotide window AATAGCTCCAAGCTTACCGGCAGCTCCGGAAATCCCATGGCAAGTTGACCTAAACCTAGCTGGAAAAAGCTCAGCTGGGATTATAAACGTCGTCGTGTTGGGACCAAAgttgctgaagaagaagatcaaccCGTAGATGACAACAAAGCCTTTATTACTAGTATAACCATGATCAGACCGATACCAACTGTACGGAATGCCAGCGGCTAAGTACACAACGGCCATAAAGAAAAAACCCATTATCTGAATCTTGACACGACCAACTCTGTCGATGAAATAAACCGTGAACCAGTAACCAGGGATGGTGGAGCACGCGGCTACGATGGCTGCGACCTTAGCTGCTTCGAAGGCAGAGTCGTAGACATTTGAGATACTGGCAGGTTTGTCGGATAAATTGACGATTTGAAAGAGGAGGAGGTTGCTTGTATAGAAGACAACGTCCACTAGGAACCAATTGGCTGAGGCTGCGAAGAGGTCACGGCCGTGGAGGCTGAAGAAACGGCGAGAGAAGAGTTTgtacgaggaagaagaagaacacgGTGGTTCTTCCGGTAAATCTTCTTCTACTTGAGATACTTTGCACACGGACATGACTTTTTGCATGTCTTTTTCTGCTTGGAAAGCATTTTTCTCAACTAGTGCTGTATATCTGCATGCAAATTAgtataaatattcaaaaattagtaaaaatcTTATATTATTCCTTGTAAATTATCTaagatttatcatttttattttctagttAGTGGAGAAAGTTAAAATTACATAGTCAAACTTTTGTTAAATGTTATGTTGATTGAGAAACACATTTggtcatttttatatttttacattttataaagattaatacaagttttaataatagttttacattttaatgaATTCTATATTGGTTATTTATTCTCTCctatactattttataattaaaccaTTTTGCTATTTAAAAGAATTGATTCCAtcaataactaaaaaaaaaagtggaaacaaagaaacaaaaactataCAAGAGATTAGTGAATGGGACCTTGCGGTTTCAGGCATGCGCATTCGCCAGTAGAACGTTAACGCAGCGGGAATAGCACCGATCATCAGAATCAACCTCCATGCAATATCAGATTCCTCTGCTCTAGTTTTCTCTGAACTCCTTTCTCCTGCGTTCTTGAACGCCGAGCATACAGACATCGTAACGGCGGAGCTCATCAAGATTCCTAGCCCCTGCATGGAGAACACGGCAGAGATAAAAGTCCCACGCGACCGTTTATTAGCGAACTCCGACATGATCGTGGCGGAGAGAGGGTAGTCTCCACCGATACCAAGCCCGAGGGCGAACCTGAAGAAGCCAAGACTCGCCATGACGCAAGACTTGCGAGTGGTGCAGACGGAGAAACCGCAGCCGAAGGAGCTCAAGACCATGATCATGAGACATATACCGTAGACACGTCTGCGTCCTAGTCGGTCGCCTAAGTAGCCGACTAAGAGCTGACCTAAGGCGGCGCCAAGAAGAGCGATGGCGTAAAAAGTGGAGAGAATAGGGGTTCCGATTGAGTCTTCGTGGTAATAGATTTCGCCGAGCATTTTCAAGACCGGAGCTATACAGAAGAGGTCATAAGCGTCGGTGAAGAGACTCATTCCGGCGATTATAATCGCCTTGAAATGGTACAACTGTATCCTCGCCACATCTAACGCTGACAACAATCTCAGCACCGCCATAGTcgattttattgttttttctttttttgaaaaaaattatagggTTTTGTTTCCtggtatagtttttttttttgaggtgTTCGAAGATACACAAACTGAGAATAATGGAAGTCTCTTTCTCTGTTATAATTGTtggaaacatttttttaataaacttaatgaGCTGGCTagaaaattggaaaaatatgaaaatagtttttataaaccTAATGATCAATTGCAAATTAAATGGCTTCTAAACAATTATGaaactttttatattattttaaccaATTTTTAAACTGCattagataattaaaaaaaaattatttgaacaaTTTTAAAGATCGTTTATACTATCAACTAGGTATCTCATCTGCGTGTGGGTATAAGCATTTTATAATTAATGATTagtaattaaattattaattaacaaCTATAatgataacttattatttatgtttatttgaaattttttacgtattataaatattttgaaagtttcTTGATACACTATAtccattattaataaataaatcttaCAAATCACtcaatattttcttttcaattatataaaagtAAGATTTTACTTGATTAAATTTAGTTATGTGttcttctgtttttattttttattttttttatcaaaagatattttcatataaaaacaatatatgtatatatatataattatctttttagttataatatattttttttagtttttggattattttttattattaatttcaatctcttatctaatcaaataaataataaattttaaatttattttattttgtggctaaattatatattttattcattaattgtataaatgatattaatcaTTCTAACTTTTAATACGAGAGTTCGATTGTGAAAATTCACAACACTCCACAAATAATAGTGtaaatttttaactatttttattttgtgattaAGGATATTTTGAGTTATACAATAATAATGTGGGCGAGTTTTTTATTCAAAGAAGGCATGGATATGCTTTTGTGTTTCACGAGACACAACACCCTCCCTCAGTAGATTCGATTCGACATTTTGACTGCACGAGACAACACCTCCCTCAATATAAGTTCACTTGCACAACCTTTTGTTTTAGTAAATCGGATTATAAAGTCTCAGTATGTACCCCTTTTTCATTTTCTGCTCGCACGACGTGCACAACACAAAAAGGAAGTTGAAGATTTGTTTTTATAGCACTTTATAGAGGAGATATGAATGGGCAAATTCATGGAACGGATAAAATTTTCTCTTAAAAAGTATTCATTGCGACTGATGTtcgaaatattttttatttttaaaaaattaataaaatagaatatacAAATCTTATTAaagtaataaatttaaattccTTAACTATCAAAATGGATTTAAAATCTTTTCTTCTCATTgatgaagaaagaaaaatttCCATGTTTTGGAGGAATGAATTTAgaggaaaatgaagaaaaaatatatatatatatatatatatatttgactttttgaaatatatttctgtaagtagtataaatattttaaaatattatgttacGCTTTATTTTTTCCTCTTAAGATGTCACAAATTAAAGTCATAATTCAATATGAAATGGTGACTGAagtcatattaaaatatacgGTGTATGATCGGATCAGGTGATCTGAAATGGACTCCTAACTTTTCATAAAACGTTTAACAATCAATTTGCTCAAACAGTGAGATCTTcatatctaaccactcttttgAGTCTAAGAACATCTTAAGAATCCTAGTTAATGAATGAAGTACAACACCCAACGAACTATGAAGTTGGAACGCGTACACCGAGCTTGACGACAACAACTTCAAAGATCCCATCAGGTCTAAACTTTGGAGAAAACAAGCGAGGATCCACTTGTCCCGGAAGGTTAAACGTGATGGAGAAAGGACCTGGTGGGCAGAGCTGCTGCACTTGCATCCTGTACAAGCATCCTGAGTCACTCGGAATAGCAATCTCGGGTACTACTCCTTGTATGCATACTCTTCCCTCCCTCTGAATCTCGCATTTGATCTTATCTGTTCCATAGATACAACAACAAGATAGCATTTAGGGGTCACAGTTATTGAACTAGAGATAAATAAATGTGAACAAAAAGCTTACTTAGATTTTTGTGAATGCCAGGGAGAGAGACTCTGAAGAGGTAGGCAATGTCGCTCTCACCAATGTCGACAAGACCAATGGGTGGCCCAGGAGAGCCTTGCTTGGCAGAGCCGGTGAAAAAGACATGAGAGATCACTTTGGAGTGATGAATCTCAGGGTTCATGGTGATGACTTCCACAAGGGATAGAATCCAAATCAACCCTATTAAGGAAGATAACAAactatcaaatcaaatcaaacacaAGTCATGTTTAAAGAAGCCAATAAGATTGTTCTATACACAACCCAGTAAGCAAAGGTTAAAACTttagaataataaaaaaacaaaatcatatgAAGCAAGTTTAATCTCGAGCTCACTGACAAATCTCAAGCTCAATAATTTAATTGCATATTAATTTTGGGATCGTCTGATTAAAACCCTAGAAATAATCGGGCGATAAAGCGACGAACTTTATTGTCTTCCTTAGGAAGGATCTGACTTCGAAACCCAAAATCGAAGTTCTAAAAGCCCTAATCTCAATTCAGAGAGGAACTAAGAGCCCTAATCTCAATTCTAAGCTGAAAGAACCTTTTCATGGAGAAGATGAAGTCACTTCAGCAGATAATCAGCAAAGCGGAAACAAAGAAAGAGAGACGATAAAAGTTACCGTAGAGATTTCCGGTGAGTAGCTTGCTCCGGTGATGTTTGACCGCGGCTTGAGAAAGGTTTGACCGTCGTCACTCGATTACTTTTACTTAAAAGCAAGCCGGTGGTGAATTTTATCGAGGCTGgggaggatgaagaagctaaatAACTAAGCTGGTTAAAGTAGCCTATCTAAGCAAGCCACGTGTTACGAACTTTGTTGTCTGTTGATaatagatttgttttttattcatttgtcaaatataaatttatattttaatcaactagatactaggttaagacccgcgtcTTGCGCatgataaacattatatataaaaataattttatatattatatgttattacatattctgaaataataaatatacattcaataattaaaagtcattaactattacatatataattaaaccatggatcacaaaatttgaatttgagatttttaactgttttagtaatttatagtcatttttaaaaattcaaaataaaacatatacaaaaaatctaaatttctattatatgattattgtggttgtttaatttattttaatagtttaaattaaacaaatatgatagaagatacactaatttttatcaaatctttattatttaaaatcattaattgtcatatatattttagccgcattaggcaatttcgtaatttttatttaagaaaattataaaaacattaataatgaatttatggttaatttaataaaaaaacttattatataattagatggaccaacttatttctctaataattctaaaaatcattctagtaatgacatgtggctacaaaaaaagttgtaatgcttctcaaataatatataggggatttgtTTGTGTTTTGCATCTCTGGTTTATGAGCTAATACACACCATTATATTGCTTATAATAGCACTTGATTCTGAAATGTTTGTCTtaaataaacaattataatagctCAACCAGTCATTCtaaacaattataatagctTTATTCGTTCCAAAATggtatatgttttaaaatttccacacatattagaaaaaaatgttaagttttgattataaatttattgtttttgtgaTTAGCTATTAGTCAAACAAAATTCagtaaatacatataatatctttaGAATTTACTGGtatttcatgcattaaaaatgtatttttagaaataattttttttctaaaacatagaATATTTTGAAATAGAGGGGGTATAAAATAACAACACACTCGTACAAGCTGAAGCAACCAGCTGGGTCATTCACTCATTGTCATAAGCGTGTTGCAGGTCCGTAAGTAATTATTATACTGTATCACATTTGGGATTTGAAAACCttaaaaacatcatttaataCAAGACAGCTTATTTAATGTTCAACCTGTAAGTTCAAGACAGCTTCACTTATAACCGCTAATGCTAATTACAATTTTTATAAGCAACCTTTTTTCCATCTTTTGTCGTTACCTGATAAACTAGAAATCGTATTGCAATTAGCATAACTTACTGGATTACACGTTAACAACTCTTTATCGTCGTGATCAATTGTCCCCACATGGTCTCGTTGGCATAGACACGTGCTTCAAATTACAATGAGGTTCTCGTGAATAACGCATATAagtatattagtatatatatatacttcataaTGTGCCATTAATACCTTAATTATATCATACCGAAAATGGAGATGAACCAAGAGGAGAACATAGGAATACAAGGCAGAGTCGTAGCCGTGACTGGTGGGTTGGGTTTAGTCGGTTCCAACGTATGCCTTGAGCTGCTCCGGCGTGGAGCTCTCCAGGTCCGCTCCTTAGACTGTCGCAAAACCTCTCCCTGGTCCGACCATCTCACAGAATCGGGCGTCCACTGCATAAACGGTATTCAAACTCTCTGAATCAACGATTCCAAGATAATGATTGTAACCATAAATGAGTTTATATTCTTGGAATCATGTTTCTAACTTGATAAGAAGtcttcttatattatattttattttgagttatattcattttcttatataaaatattttaacaatatatatacactttgTTCACATATGTCAGGAGATGTTGTGAGTATAGAGGACGTAGAAGAGGCTCTTGACGGAGTAGACTGTGTGATTCATCTAGCTTCGTACGGTGGTTCGGGTAAGGAAATGGTTCAGACTCGTCGGATAGAGGAGGTCAACGTCGAAGGTACTCGTAACGTTTTGGAAACCTGTGTGAAGAAAGGGATCACGAAGGTTGTGTATTTGAGCTCAAACGGTGTCGTTTTCGGTGGAAAAGAGATTGAGAATGGAGATGAAACTCTTCCTTGTTTATCTTCCAATCAATACGTCGGCCCGTATGATCAGACTAAATCTGTTGCTGAACAGTTGGTTCTCAAGAACAACGGTCGTATTGTCGAGTAAGtgcaaaaatcaaaatgatattGCTTACTATCTTAGAAATGGTAATACTAATGTTCTATATGATTATATATGTGAATCTAGGACTAGGAGTGGGCATGGAAGTCTTTTATCTACGTGTGCGATTCGTTGTCCACTTGTTTACGGACCTGCTGAAGAGAAGTATCTTGATAGGCTAATCTCTGATGCAAGATTAGGTTTATTACTCTTCAAAATCGGCGATCCAAACTCGAAAATCGACTGGATTTATGTGGATAACATAGTACTAGCACTCATGTTAGCGACCACCGGTTTAATGTCTAAATACTCAAAAGTTGCTGGGAAGGCCTACTTTGTTTCAGATGGTAGTCCTATAAATTTCTTTGAGTTTCTCCAGCCACTACTGAAGAATTTAGATTATGACCTGCCCAAGTCATCGCTATCTATTCCACTTGCGGTTTCACTCGGAAATATATGCAAAGCTATATACATAATGCTATCTCCATTGCTGAACCAACGGTGGATTCCACAACCACTGATTCTTCCACCAGAAGTTTATAAGGTTTGTCTCGATGAGACTACATAATCTTTTTAAAAGGAAATATGGTTTTGCATGAGCTTATTATTAGGAAAAATGTAGCACATCTGAAGTTAGAAAAGTAACTAAGAGATATATAACAATTCACTTACCATCAATCGAATTTATGTTGGAAGTTCATCTAGCTTAATGTAATGTTTTTTAATGTAACAGGTGGGAGTGACTAACTACTACTCGATCCAGAAAGCCAAGGAAGAACTAGGTTACGAGCCCAAGACACATCCGGAAGAAGCCATGACCGAAACtattacatatttaaaaaaaaaaaaaaaaaaaaaaaaaaaaaaaaaaaaagaacaacacGTGAGAGAAAATTCTCTCGACATCTCTCTCCCCACCAAACACTTTTCTTTCGCCGACAACCTCTTTTTCTCGCCTCCGGTGGCCGACGGAGACTCTCTACCCGTCGGTCGCCACCCCATCTCCGCTCCCTTATCCAATTCCTCTTCACCTGTTATATCTTGGCCTCTTCACGTCCTCCTTGCTTCTTTATCTCTGGTCTTCCTCCGGATAGCGGCCGGATCCGGCGAAGATACCGGTGTCTGGGTGTGTATTCAGACTCCCTGGAGTGAAGGCGAGTTCGTGTTTGGCCTGAGATCCGCAGGAGGCGCCGTTTTGATGGTGGATCTAGGGTTTGGCTTAAAGTAGATCTGGGTCAGATCTTCACTGGAGGTTTCGTCGGAGTTCCTGTGCGTCGCTGCCACAGCCTCTCGGACCAGCTCCTCCTCTGTCTTCTCCTGTCTCCTCTCTCGGTTGCTCAAGCTAGAACTTCCCCCTCTAGATCTGTTGGTCATAGTTGAAAAGGCGAAGTCGAGGTATTCGCCGGGGACTTCTTTTATGTTTGGTTTCGCACGGCTACCATGGCTTTGTTAGGTTCGGATCTGTTCATCGGTTCGTGGTGGCTCAGAGCTTGTGCCGTTGCTCTGCTTCACCATAGCGCTTAAAGACGGATCTTTCTCACCTTCTGCGCCTGTTGATGGGAGCTTTGCTTCCCCGCATTTAAAGTTTCAGAAGGAAGTTGATCGTCGCTACCTGCCTTTCCCGAAGCTCTGAATCTGGAATCTTGTGTGCTCTGCTCGTGTGATGGGACCGGAGCTGGAGCCGTTAAACCTCCGCTTCCATCAGCTTGTATCTTCACCAGTGCTTCATTGCCAGTTTCTTTGATTTGGTTTAGGATTCACAGGGATCCGAAGGTCATCATCTGGAGTGTTCAGTGTCTGGAGTAGGCTTCATTGGGTGTAATGACCGGACCAGGACGATGCCAACCCTGCTTCGCTTGTTTTCCCTTTAGGAGCCGCCTTCGGGATGGTCTGCGGTGCCTCAGACCGTTCTCCGGCTGTTATCTTCAATGGTCTTAGTTCTTGATTCAGGTTCCGGTATCAAGCCAATACTTGGATCTCCTGAAACTCATCTGTTTGTTGCTGAAATCATAGTGATAGCTAAGCTTTAATcatatcctttgggattcagaTTAAACCTTTCGTGTTTTAGAGGATCTTTTTTAGCTTTTTTTGAGGTTCTCTTCAACTTATTTGCTTTGTTTAGCAAAATTAGATGCATTAGGCTTTGAGTTCCTCAAAACTGATTGTATCACCTTGTCTCATTACTCTGTTAATGAAATTCacatacttatcaaaaaaaaaaaaaaactattacatattttaaagacaagaagagaagagaagtggaTGGACCGAGCATTTACGCTTGGCTTTTCTGTGTGATCGGTTTGCCTAGCATTCTATCGGTTGCATGGCTACCTGATATTGGACCCATACCGTTCCTTCGAGTCATTGCACTGTTTATCTTCAGGTCTATGTTGGCATTGAGGATAGCGTCGGGGATTGTGGTGACAGCGCACGTGAGTGAAGCGTTCTATGCGTTGTGGCTTGCTAGGAGAGTGGATCCGAGGAACGCAACAGCTTGGTTTTGGCGAACGCTGCTTCTCGCTACTTTCTCCCTTCGTTTACTTTGGAAAAGAAGAGGCAAGGAAGTGGAGCAAACAGCAATAAGAGAAGGTCTTCTAACCGACTCAATGTCAGTTTAGTAACTGAAGATTCGTCATGCAGGTTCATACCATGATTcaagtattttaatttattattttatcaattaaaaaaaattacaagaataatctgctctttttttttttttttgtcactgtgAATAATCTGctcttattattaaaaatttgtgTACATATATTGTTGTGTGGAAATTAAGTCATTGTTTATGGTTCAAATCCTATATGTAGTTGTATACTTGTATGtaatgtaatgttttttttctgaCTTCTGTACTAATTTCAGTTTCTgaataataaaaagaataatgattaatatatattttaaaaaaaaatatttataaacacttTTTAAAGAGTTACAGTATTATACATATGAAAATCagtcatatttattttatttattaactttttatatttatattgtagAATATTACGAAACactatatttcgaaatttaataatttaggaaaaatataaataagtaatATCTCACTCACATAgcaaatcaaaatataattcagaataataaaaaaaaaaaaaggtagaaAGAACGAAAGACATATCTCGAAACACATGGCAGCGATTTCTCCATGGCTTTCTTCTCCGCAGAGCTTCTCGAATCCCCGCGTTTCCACTCGCTATAGTAAGATCACTACATTTcctcagtctctctctctctctctctatctgtcACTTCACCATTTCATCGACTTTCTTTCACAAAACTCATATCCTTGGAGCCATTTCTTTCCAGGTTCAAGAAGATGCACATCACTTCCTGCTGTCGTCTCTTCTCAGGAACATCATCAGATTCTGTAAGACAGTGATGAAcactacttttttatttatctgGGTTTGTTCTGAATCCCATTAAAGTCTCGGCCTTTGTGTTCCTCTGTTAACAGGTGTAGAGATCAGGTTGGGATGAAGAGAAGGGAAGTCATGTTACAGCTAGCTTCCTCTGCTTTCTTCCTTCCCTTCATCGTTTCACCTGCATTTGCAGAGACGAGTATTGTTTCTTCAGAGGCTTTCCGTGTGTACACAGATGAAGCCAACAAGTTCGAGATATCTATTCCACAAGGTAAAAAAACTATATCAAAGCTCAGATACTTAAGTGATCATAACATGATTAGCTAACGTATCTTATTGCAGACTGGCAAGTAGGACAAGCAGCAGAACCTAACGGGTTCAAGTCAATCACAGCTTTCTACCCTGAAGAAACTTCATCATACAACGGTAACAAGTTTTGTTTGTTCAATAAACCATGAGTTAACTGATATGTGAACATGGTTTACGTCGTCTCAGTGAGTGTAGCGATCACTGGACTAGGTCCAGACTTCACTAGGATGGAGTCTTTTGGAAAGGTGGAAGCTTTCGCCGAAACACTGGTTGAGTTTCTCTCTCTTACACCAATCTCCTCTCTCTGTTTCTAAAACAGAGTTCTCAAATATGACATGTATGTTTATAGGTCAGTGGATTGGATAGAAGCTGGCAGAAACCAGCAGGAGTTACTGCTAAGCTAGTTGATAGCAGATCTTCCAAAggttaaaagaaataaataaaaatctttagATGTAATCTGCTTTGATTTTTGACACAAGTTTATGTATGTGAGTAGGGTTCTATTACATTGAGTATACATTGCTAAACCCTGGAGAAGCTCGTAAGCATTTGTACTCTGCGATTGGGATGACAACAAACGGTTGGTACAACCGTTTGTACACTGTCACTGGACAAGTAATTTTTGGTCCTATTCTTCTTACAACCAACCTCTATGATTAGTTTTGTTATGTATGATATGTAATGATCATCTATTGTTGTTACAGTTTACAGATGAAGAATCTGCTGATCAAAGCTCCAAGATCCAGAAGGTAAGAAGTGAAAACACAACAACAATGAATGATCTTACACCAAAACCTGTTTGCTTATGACTCTTTTTTTCTCTGCTTTTTGCAGGCAGTCAAGTCTTTCAAATTCATATGAGAATGTCATTCATTACAATCACCGGAACCAAATTGATCAAACATTTTGTTTATCACACTTTTTTCAATCAAATTCTGAGATAAAAACTAACTCCATACTTTGAAGTAAGCTTTTGATAACAATCATTCATCAGTGTGTTCAGACAATGGAAGAAACAGACAAACCCTACACAATTAAAGGATATATAAACATGCTTTACTTACAATGCAGGACTTGGGACATATACCTATGAATGTTTACTCACTACACTCCTATACCTGAAGAAAGTGTAGTGGTATTACGACCTTAGGCTAAAAAAAAGAATCAGATTTTGATTCTAGTATGTATATGCTTGTGTatctgtgtatatatatatgcatatagtACACCAGCTTATTACCAACGGTTACCCCTCCTTAGGAAAACCGTTATAGAGCCTGCAAACTCAAACCCAGCTTGAGCCAGCAGCATCTTTTGCACATTGATGGATGAGTAAGAAAACTGAA belongs to Brassica rapa cultivar Chiifu-401-42 chromosome A07, CAAS_Brap_v3.01, whole genome shotgun sequence and includes:
- the LOC103832104 gene encoding probable inorganic phosphate transporter 1-9, producing MAVLRLLSALDVARIQLYHFKAIIIAGMSLFTDAYDLFCIAPVLKMLGEIYYHEDSIGTPILSTFYAIALLGAALGQLLVGYLGDRLGRRRVYGICLMIMVLSSFGCGFSVCTTRKSCVMASLGFFRFALGLGIGGDYPLSATIMSEFANKRSRGTFISAVFSMQGLGILMSSAVTMSVCSAFKNAGERSSEKTRAEESDIAWRLILMIGAIPAALTFYWRMRMPETARYTALVEKNAFQAEKDMQKVMSVCKVSQVEEDLPEEPPCSSSSSYKLFSRRFFSLHGRDLFAASANWFLVDVVFYTSNLLLFQIVNLSDKPASISNVYDSAFEAAKVAAIVAACSTIPGYWFTVYFIDRVGRVKIQIMGFFFMAVVYLAAGIPYSWYRSDHGYTSNKGFVVIYGLIFFFSNFGPNTTTFIIPAELFPARFRSTCHGISGAAGKLGAIVGTVGFLWGTKRDEEHKDVFPDVKRVRIAFLILGGVCIAGVLVTYFCTRETMGRSLEENEEDEIITRMSSADELLPRRQ
- the LOC103832107 gene encoding short-chain dehydrogenase/reductase family 42E member 1 isoform X2, giving the protein MEMNQEENIGIQGRVVAVTGGLGLVGSNVCLELLRRGALQVRSLDCRKTSPWSDHLTESGVHCINGDVVSIEDVEEALDGVDCVIHLASYGGSGKEMVQTRRIEEVNVEGTRNVLETCVKKGITKVVYLSSNGVVFGGKEIENGDETLPCLSSNQYVGPYDQTKSVAEQLVLKNNGRIVETRSGHGSLLSTCAIRCPLVYGPAEEKYLDRLISDARLGLLLFKIGDPNSKIDWIYVDNIVLALMLATTGLMSKYSKVAGKAYFVSDGSPINFFEFLQPLLKNLDYDLPKSSLSIPLAVSLGNICKAIYIMLSPLLNQRWIPQPLILPPEVYKVGVTNYYSIQKAKEELGYEPKTHPEEAMTETITYFKDKKRREVDGPSIYAWLFCVIGLPSILSVAWLPDIGPIPFLRVIALFIFRSMLALRIASGIVVTAHVSEAFYALWLARRVDPRNATAWFWRTLLLATFSLRLLWKRRGKEVEQTAIREGLLTDSMSV
- the LOC103832107 gene encoding short-chain dehydrogenase/reductase family 42E member 1 isoform X3, which translates into the protein MEMNQEENIGIQGRVVAVTGGLGLVGSNVCLELLRRGALQVRSLDCRKTSPWSDHLTESGVHCINGDVVSIEDVEEALDGVDCVIHLASYGGSGKEMVQTRRIEEVNVEGTRNVLETCVKKGITKVVYLSSNGVVFGGKEIENGDETLPCLSSNQYVGPYDQTKSVAEQLVLKNNGRIVESGHGSLLSTCAIRCPLVYGPAEEKYLDRLISDARLGLLLFKIGDPNSKIDWIYVDNIVLALMLATTGLMSKYSKVAGKAYFVSDGSPINFFEFLQPLLKNLDYDLPKSSLSIPLAVSLGNICKAIYIMLSPLLNQRWIPQPLILPPEVYKVGVTNYYSIQKAKEELGYEPKTHPEEAMTETITYLKKKKKKKKKKKKEQHVRENSLDISLPTKHFSFADNLFFSPPVADGDSLPVGRHPISAPLSNSSSPVISWPLHVLLASLSLVFLRIAAGSGEDTGVWVCIQTPWSEGEFVFGLRSAGGAVLMVDLGFGLK
- the LOC103832107 gene encoding short-chain dehydrogenase/reductase family 42E member 1 isoform X1; the encoded protein is MEMNQEENIGIQGRVVAVTGGLGLVGSNVCLELLRRGALQVRSLDCRKTSPWSDHLTESGVHCINGDVVSIEDVEEALDGVDCVIHLASYGGSGKEMVQTRRIEEVNVEGTRNVLETCVKKGITKVVYLSSNGVVFGGKEIENGDETLPCLSSNQYVGPYDQTKSVAEQLVLKNNGRIVETRSGHGSLLSTCAIRCPLVYGPAEEKYLDRLISDARLGLLLFKIGDPNSKIDWIYVDNIVLALMLATTGLMSKYSKVAGKAYFVSDGSPINFFEFLQPLLKNLDYDLPKSSLSIPLAVSLGNICKAIYIMLSPLLNQRWIPQPLILPPEVYKVGVTNYYSIQKAKEELGYEPKTHPEEAMTETITYLKKKKKKKKKKKKEQHVRENSLDISLPTKHFSFADNLFFSPPVADGDSLPVGRHPISAPLSNSSSPVISWPLHVLLASLSLVFLRIAAGSGEDTGVWVCIQTPWSEGEFVFGLRSAGGAVLMVDLGFGLK
- the LOC103832106 gene encoding increased DNA methylation 3, with product MNPEIHHSKVISHVFFTGSAKQGSPGPPIGLVDIGESDIAYLFRVSLPGIHKNLNKIKCEIQREGRVCIQGVVPEIAIPSDSGCLYRMQVQQLCPPGPFSITFNLPGQVDPRLFSPKFRPDGIFEVVVVKLGVRVPTS
- the LOC103832108 gene encoding psbP domain-containing protein 3, chloroplastic, translated to MAAISPWLSSPQSFSNPRVSTRYSSRRCTSLPAVVSSQEHHQILCRDQVGMKRREVMLQLASSAFFLPFIVSPAFAETSIVSSEAFRVYTDEANKFEISIPQDWQVGQAAEPNGFKSITAFYPEETSSYNVSVAITGLGPDFTRMESFGKVEAFAETLVSGLDRSWQKPAGVTAKLVDSRSSKGFYYIEYTLLNPGEARKHLYSAIGMTTNGWYNRLYTVTGQFTDEESADQSSKIQKAVKSFKFI